Proteins found in one Magnolia sinica isolate HGM2019 chromosome 5, MsV1, whole genome shotgun sequence genomic segment:
- the LOC131246531 gene encoding uncharacterized protein At5g64816, producing MVDIWWSLLGAAIPAALAGQAFRVKRRRAEEQRLKSARGREKNTDDIFVCERVCTSKRMLKKVGAFSKDPTPDTCITVCGVSELDACADACARTVCVNQHQVPNWNDICLRRCQSECLKLSSSYSSS from the coding sequence ATGGTTGATATATGGTGGTCCCTACTTGGGGCTGCCATCCCAGCTGCCCTTGCCGGGCAAGCCTTTCGAGTGAAGAGAAGGCGTGCCGAAGAGCAGAGGCTTAAAAGTGCCCGTGGGCGGGAAAAGAACACAGATGATATATTTGTCTGTGAGAGGGTCTGTACGTCAAAGAGAATGCTGAAGAAGGTCGGTGCATTCTCGAAAGACCCAACTCCCGATACTTGCATCACTGTATGTGGCGTTTCCGAGCTCGATGCCTGTGCTGACGCATGTGCACGAACTGTTTGTGTCAACCAACATCAAGTACCCAATTGGAATGATATTTGCCTTCGAAGGTGCCAGAGTGAATGCCTTAAACTCTCTTCTTCTTATTCATCATCTTAG